The genomic region TTATGTTGATTACGACAACAACATTATTTTTAGTGTTATTTATTTTTGTAATTACTTTAAATTTAATTAATATTATAAATATTAATCGTCAGTCAGATTCTTTATTGAGTTTGATTCAAGAATATGATGGGAATTTACCCAGAGAATTTAAGGATGTTAAGCCTAAAAATATATATGATTTTTATGGGTTTATTAATAAAAATGATTACAATAAAAGAGTGCCAATTCATAACATATATTTTTCTGTAAAAATTTTTTATGATGGAAGTATTCTTGTAAATATTAGAAATAATGATTCAATAGATATTCTAGATGCTAAAAGTTTGGCTGAGAATGTTATAAATTCAAATAGATATAAAGGATATAAAGGATTTTATAAGTTTTTAGTTTCAGATATGTATGGATATAAACTTGTTTCTTTTGTAGATTCTAGCAATGATATATCTAAATCAGTTGATTTTGCCATCATATCTATGTTTGTGGTTATTTTATTTGTATGTATATTTGGTATTATCTTGAATTTTGTATCTAAATATGCAATTAAACCATTTATAGATAACATAGAAAAGCAAAAAGTGTTTATAACTAATGCAGGTCATGAAATTAAAACTCCTCTTGCAATAATTTTAGCTAATACTGAAGTTATAGAGATATTCAATGGGGAAAATGAGTGGACAAAAAGTACTATAAATCAAGTTAAACGTTTAGATGGGTTGGTTAAGAGGCTATTATCTTTATCTAAAATGGATGAAAATAATTTTAGAATTGATAGAAAAGAAGTTTATTTTGGGAAAATTGTTTCAGAAATAGTCAATGACTTTGAAGTCTATGCTAATACTAAAAACTTAAAAATTATAAGAAATATTGATGAGGATTTAATGTTTAATTGCAGTGAAGAATATATACGTGATTTAGTTTCCATTTTGATTGATAATGCGATTAAATACTGTGATGATTGTGGAAAGATTGAGGTGTTTTTAAATTATAAAGGGGGAAAAATAGAGTTTTGTGTTTCTAATACCTTTAATAATGGAATAAATGGAAATATGGATTATTTATTCGATAGGTTTTACAGAATGGATAATTCAAGATCGCGTGATACTGGAGGATATGGACTTGGATTGTCTATTGCTGATTCTATAGTTAGGCATCATAAAGGAAAGATAGATGCCTTTTATAAGGATGGTAAGATAAGTTTTAATATAGTATTCAATAAGATAAATTAATATCAATCTCTATTACAAATATAGTGATGGTACACATCCAGTTGATTGAGTGCATTATTTTAAGTTTTTTTTGGATATTTTATTATAAATCCTAGACTTATAGAGTTTGGGATTTATTTTTTTGCAAAATGGTTCTCATATTAATTTTTAGTGTTATATTCCTTTTGTTGTTTTTGATTATTTATATCTTTAAAGTTAATTTAAGGTTAATTATACATACTTCATTACATAGAGGAGTGAGCTTAATGAAAACTTTTATGAGATATGAAAAAAAGTATATGTTAAATGAGGAAAAGTATTCATGTTTAATGGATGTTTTTGAAAGTCAGATGGAAGACGATATTTTTTCAAGATCTAGTATATGTAATATATACTTTGATACACCGAATTTTGAGTTAATAAGAAATTCTTTAGATAAGCCAGTTTATAAGGAAAAGCTCAGAATGAGGAGTTACGGAGTTCCAGATGAAGATGGATATGTGTTTATTGAACTTAAGAAAAAGTATAATGGTATTGTCTATAAAAGACGTGAAAAAATGAATATATATGATGCGGAAAATTATCTTTATTTTAATAATTATCCTGAAAGTGATACTCAAGTAATTAGAGAGATAGATTGGGTATTAAATTATTATAAAAGTATAATGCCTAAGATGTATATTTCTTATGATAGAATTGCTATGCGAGGTATTTATGATGATGATTTAAGGATTACTTTTGATAAAAATATTTTATATAGAGATGATTGCCTTGATCTTAAAAGCGGAATATGGGGAGATAGGGTAATTAGAGAAGATGAATATTTGATGGAAATAAAGATTACTGGTGGAATGCCTCTTTGGCTCTGTAGAATTTTAAATGATTTAGGTATTTATCCTATTTCTTTTTCTAAGTATGGTGTTGCTTATCAAATTAAAGAAGGGTATAGAAACAGTATTGGGAGTGTTTCTCCATATATTGGTGGATTTGCTTGTTAAAAAATTTAATTTAAGGAGAGTGTTGATGGAATGTTTGATTGGTTTTTTAATTCTATTTTGATTGGGAACGCATCGAGTAGTGTTTCAGGTAAAAATATTTTAATTTGTATGGCTGTGTCACTTGTTCTTGGATTTTGTATTGCTTATATATATATGTTTAAAAACGTTTATTCTAAAGGGTTTATAGTAACGTTAACACTCATGCCTGCTATTGTACAATTGGTTATTATGCTTGTTAATGGTAATTTAGGGGCTGGAGTTGCTGTTACTGGAGCATTTTCACTCGTTAGATTTAGATCAGCACCTGGGAGTGCTAAAGAAATAATTAGTATATTTCTAGCTATGGCAGTTGGTCTTGCAACTGGTATGGGATATATTGGAGTTGCTGTTTTATTTGTCATTGTAATGGGGATTTTAAATATTATATTGAATGCGACAAAATTCGGTGAAGGTCCACCACGCCAAAAGACACTTAAGATAACTATTCCTGAATCGCTTGATTATACAAATATTTTTGATGATATATTTACTAAATATTTAAAGAACTGGGAGATTTATCAAGTTAGAAGTATTAATATGGGGAGTTTATTTAAGATAGAGTATAAAGTAGTTATAAAAAATTCTATAAATGAGAAACAGATGATTGATGATATCAGATGTAGGAATGGAAATTTAGAGATTATGATTGGTAAGAATTTACCTTCTAGGGAGGAGTTATAATATTATGAGAAAATCTAATAAATTAATGCAAGCAGTTATGGCCGGTATTTTATTATTTACATTTAGTGGATGTGCGACTAATAGTGTTAGTTCAGCCACTAATTCATCTCAAAATGTATCAAGTGAAAATACTAATGGTTCTTCAACAAATTCGACGCCAACAAATCCAAGTACAGCTTCAGGTGTAACAACACTTACTCAATCTGTGATAAGTAAGGAACTTAAGTCTAAAGATTATGAAATTGATTATGATGAGAATTCTTCTACTAAAATTAATTTATTAAATGATCAGATAAATTTTAGTGGTGATGGAGTTTTGGTTAAAGATAAAACTGTTACTATTAATAAAGCTGGTACTTATATTATAGATGGAAATTTGGAGAATGGTCAGATAATTGTTGATGTTGATAAAACAGAGGATGTTAGAATTGTTTTAAATGGTGTTAATATCCATAATGAATCTAGTACAGCTATTTATGTTAAGAGTGCAGATAAGCTTGTTATGACTTTGAAAGAGGGAACTATAAATACATTGAGTGGTGGAGATAATTACATAAATATAGATGATAATAATATTGATGGGGTTATATTCAGTAAAGATGATTTAACTATAAATGGTAATGGTCAACTTAATCTGACTTCTAATTATAAGCATGCTATAGTATCTAAAAATGATTTAAATATTGTTTCTGGTATATTTAACATAGTATCTGCAGATCAAGGTCTTTCTGGTAAAGATTCTGTGAGAATCTACGGAGGAGTGTTTAATATAAAATCAAATGGTCAAGGAATTAGGAGTAAAAATGAGGAAGAGCTAGAGAAGGGGAATATTTATATTGCTGGAGGTAATTTTGAAATTGAAAGTGTGCAGGATGCTATGAATGCAACAGGAAGTGTTGTTATAGATGATGGTGTTTTCAATATTAAAACAGATGATGATGGAATACATGCAGACGTTGAAGCTGTAATTAATTCAGGAGACATAAATATTTTGGAATCTTATGAAGGTATTGAAGGATATAGGGTAATTATAAATGGAGGGAATATTAATATTTCATCAAGTGATGATGGTATTAATGCATCTAATCCTAATGTAACGAGTAATGAACCAGCAGGTGGGCGTAATTTGCCACAAGGAAATAATAGTACTGATGTAACCAATACTTTAAATAATAATCCTGCACCCCCAAATGATGGAATGATGAGAAATGGAGGAGGGAGAGGACCAATGATGGCTGATGAGAATGTTTATATAACAATTAATGATGGTAATATAGTTATAGATGCTCAAGGAGATGGTATTGATTCAAATGGTAATATAACAATTAATAATGGTAATATTTTGGTATCATCTAAATCAGATAATGGAGAGAATGCACTTGATTATGATGGCAATATTACGATAAATGGTGGAATTTTGATTGGTGTTGGGGGGTCTCCTATGCATCAAAATTTAAATGAGAATTCCAGTCAACCAAGTATATCTTATAATGTATCGAATGGTAATGGGAATGATGTGGAACTTAAGGATTCGAATTCCAATGTTATAGTTTCTTGGAAGGCTCCAAAAACATATAATTCTATATTTATAACTCATCCAAGTTTAAAATTAAATGAAAAATATACTTTGGTATCAGGTACAGAGAGTATAGACATTACGATTGATAATCTTCTTACAACAAATATAACACGAGGAAGTGGCGGACGAGGACAAAGACCACCGCGTTCAGAAGAATTTCAACCATCAATGGAACCGACTAATGTACAATAAAAGAGAGTAAGAATTTTTCTTACTCTCTTTTATTTTTTATGGGTAAAAGCTTTTAATAATTCGCTTATTATAAATGGTATTAAAGATAAGATTATTGATATAATCCAATCATTTGTGCTTAGATTTTGAGTGTTGAAGAATGAATTAAATGATGGGATTTTTATTAAAATTATCTGTATAATTACCCCAAGTAATATTGAGTAAATGAGTTTCATATTTGAAAATAATCCTATCTTAAATAAATATTCTTTTTCAGAGCGTATGCTTAAAGATAGAAATAATTGAGAAAATGATAAAACTATGAATGCCATACTTTGGGCATATATGAGATTTACTTTTTTATATCTAGTTAAGAAGGATGTTATACTTACAATTCCAATTATGAATCCATTTAAGATTAGTTTAATTATATTTGATTTTGAAATCAAATTTTTGTTACCTTTTCTGGGTTTATTATTCATTATATTTTTGTCGTAAGTATCAACGCCAAGGCTAAGAGCAGGTAGAGAATCTGTTATTAGATTTATCCATAATAAATGTATAGGACTTAATGGTACTGGAAATTTAAATAAAATTGATATAAAAATTGTTAATATTTCTCCAAGATTACATGTTAATAGAAATATTATAGATTTTTTTATGTTGTTAAATATGTTTCTTCCTTCTTCAACTGCTGTAATTATAGTTTTAAAATTATCATCTGTAAGTATAATATCCGATGCGTTTTTACAAACATCCGTTCCAGTTATACCCATAGCGATACCAACATCGGCCATTTTAAGTGAAGGTGCATCATTTACTCCATCTCCAGTCATAGATACTATATTTCCAACTGATTTTAGAGCCCTAACGATCTTAACTTTATGTTCTGGAGAAACCCGCGCAAATATAGTTACGTTTTTAATTTTATTATTTAATTCATCATCTGTTAGTTTATCTATTTCAGATCCAAGCATAGTCTCACTAATATCATTGGCTATATTAAGTTCTTTGCCAATGGCAAAAGCTGTATTTTTATGATCACCGGTAATCATAATTGTTTTTATTCCTGATCTTTTTGCAATTTCTATGGATTGTTTGACCTCTTTTCTAGGAGGATCGATCATTCCAACCATTCCAAGGAATATTAGGTTATTTTCATAATTATCTTTAGTTAAATTTATAATTTCTTTGTATGCAAATGCAAGGGTTCTTAATGCACTATTTGCCATTTCTTCGGCTGTATTTAGTATGTTGTTTCTTATATCATCAGTTAATTCTACGATTTCACCTTTTATGGAAATTTTATCACATAGATTAAGAAGATTATCGAGTGCCCCTTTTGTAAATGAGTAGAAAATATCATGAATATTGTTTACTGTAGTCATTAATTTTCTATCGGAGTCAAATGGTATCTCTCGTATTCTTTTGAAGGTATCATTTTCTATATTTTTGCCAGCGAATTTAAGAAGTGCAATTTCTGTAGGATCACCTACCTCTTCATCGTTAGAGTAACTTGCATCATTACATAGAGTCATACTTCTTATAAATAATTTTTTGGTGTTATCATCATTTTTAAACTCTCGAGCGTCAAACTTTGAATTATTTATGAAATATTCTATAACTGTCATTTTATTTACGGTAAGTGTTCCAGTTTTATCTGAACAAATAATATTGACAGATCCTAAGGTTTCAACAGATGAGAGCTTTCTTATGATTGCATTTTTTTTGATCATCTTTTGTACTCCAAGAGCTAAAACTATAGCAACAATAGTAGAAAGACCTTCGGGTATGGCAGCTACAGCTAAAGATATTGCGATGAAGAATATATCAAATAATTTATTACCTTGTATAAGCCCAACAATCATAATGATAATACATATTATAATTGTAAGAATTCCAATATTTTTCCCAAGGATATTTAATTTTTTTTGGAGGGGTGTAAGTTCATTTTTTGAGTTATTTAGAAAAGAGGCTATTTTACCTATCTCTGTGTTCATTCCTGTTGAAACTACAATTCCTTCTCCCCGTCCATATGTAACTATAGTTGACATATATCCTATATTTTTTCTATCTGCTATTGGGATAGATTCATTATTTGAGATTATATTAGTGTTTTTTTCTGTTGGAAGAGATTCGCCAGTTAGGGCAGATTCATCAACTTTAAGATTCACACATTCAAAGAATCTAATATCAGCAGGTATTATTCTGCCAGCATCAAGTATAATAATGTCTCCAACCACTAAATCTTTTGAACTTATTTCAATAATTTTATTATCACGTTTAACAATAGCTTTTGGAGATGATAGATTTTTTAATGCTTCAAGGGACTTTTCAGCTTTATTTTCTTGGATGATTCCTATAGTTGCGTTTAAGATAATAACAATGAATATTATTATACTTTCTTCAGGCTCTCCGAGGAAAAATGATATTATACCAGTTAGTATTAAAATGTAGACTAAAATGTTATTTATTTGATCAAATATAAGTTTGATTAGGCTCCTCTTTGACCCTTCAGTTAATTCGTTTTTACCATTTTCATTTAAAAGTTTAGAGGCACAGGAGTTAGATAGGCCTGTTTTTATATTTGTATTTAGGGTTTTTGATATATCTTCAATTGATTTTGAGTGCCACATTATTTTAACCTCCGTTTGGTATTTAGAATATTATTATTTTATTTTGTACAAAAATTATTAGTTTATAAAAAATAATTTAAATATAAATTAAAAAAAGGATAATCATAATAAACGAGTTTAATTATTGTGAGGTAATAGTTTTATGAGGATATCTGGATTAAAATCTAAAGATAATAAAAATAATATAGTGAGCAATATTAAGGTAAATAGAAATAAGGTTGATAATTTAAACAGTGAAATAGATAATAAGTTTTCAGATAAGTCTAAAAAAGAGTTAAAGGAACTTTTAGACTCTATAAAAAAGAAGGGGAATAAGGTGGTTGCAACTAAGGAATACAATGATGTTATCGAATACAAAAGATTGGTTAAGCAGTATTTAAATAAAGTACTTGATGATATATATTCTTTAAATAAGTTTTCAGATGCATTTAATTCGAGATATTATTTAACAGTTGATATCATAGATCAAAAACTTAAGGATCTAACTAATCAAGTTATAGGTGAAGAGAAGGATAATTTATATATAGTTACAACTATTGATGAAATTCAAGGACTTATATTGGATGTTTATAAATAATCTCTAAATTAATTTGTATAAGGAAAAGTTTTTTGATAAAATTTCGACATCAAACATTTCGGAGAGAGTTAGCGGTAGTAAGGATATAGATGGTATTTATAGCATTGTAGATGATTATGTTGACCTGGGGAAAACTATAATTGATAAATCTAAAGGATTACTAGAAGATAAGAAAAAAGCTTTTGATATTATTAATGGTTTGGATGATAATATGCATAGAATAGTCTTAATTGAGCGTTATTTCAATTCTGAGCCTTGGAAATCTATAGATATACATATTAGTTCGAAGTGAAAAAAGAACCCGTTAGATCCACGATAAAGCGATTAAATTGTGTGAGATAGGACTTAAGAAAAAAGTTTAATGCATTGAATGTAAATGAAATATTTATTATGTCATATATGCTATTATATAAAGTGTAAAGAGATTGAAATTAAAGAAGTTAAAGATATGCCCGAGATATGTAGGTTTAGAGGAATTATAATATCTATAAATTGGAATGATCATAATCCACCACATTTTCGTGCTACGTACAGTGATTATGAAGTTAGTGTTGATATTCTAAACTTAGAAGTTAGAGATGGAAAATTTCCAAATTTACAACTAAAAATGCTTTTGGGTTGGGCGGCATTTCATCAGATAGAATTACTCGAAAACTGGGAATTAGCTAGAGAAAATAAAACATTATTTAAAATAGAGCCTTTGAGATAGAGGCTATATATATAGAGAGGAGGTTTTATTTTGAGTAAAGATGTGCACTATTATATGTCTAAAGGTATGGAAAGAAAAGTGGCTGAATATTTTGCTTCAGGAATTAAAAAGATAATTTCTGTGAATCCGAATAAGGATTATACTTTGACTCTTAGTTATGATGATGGATCGATTAGATTATATGATTGCAAGCCTTTTTTATTGAAGGACACTGTTTTTGAACCTTTTATGGAGTGGGATAATTTCAGAAGGGTTTATTTTTCATCGAATGGGCGTAAATTTTGTTGGGATGTAGACCCTGAAGTTGATAGTAATGAAGTATAGGATAATGTGGTTGATCTTTGTGCTGATGCGGTATATATAGATAGTATACCTTATGAAGGTGGGAGTAATGGATGAACTTATTGATTGCTTGATTGCACATAGAAAGGCAAGGAGGTGGAGTCAGAGAGACCTTGCGGATGTTTTGTCGATGCCGCTGTCAGTTATAGCTCGGTTTGAAACTAAGAAGGTTGTTCCTGACTCAATATGATTTTAAAAGTTGCTGAAGCTTTGGACTGTGAGCTCGAGATAAAACCTAAGGAATAAGTTTGATATAAAGGTGGGAGTCTTGTCATATTGAGGGCAGGTTTAATTCAAAGGCATAAGGAATTTAGTACAATTTTACAATATTTTTAATCCGTTGACTTTATTAATATTATAAATTATATAGATTAAAAAGGTATGAAAAATAAAAAAAGTTTATGAAGTGGTATTGCTATTAAGCAAGTACCACTTTTTGTATTTAAGTGAATAAAGAAGGAATGTGATTTTAGTAAAGATATTAAAAAAGTTCCGTAAATTTCCCATCATTTCCATCTTGCGTTGTGAGATAATTAGAATGTGAAAATTTGTGATAACGAGGAGGTGAGGTATGACTAAGAAGCAAGAAAGATTTATAATTGAATATCTAATTGATTTGAATGCAACTCAAGCGGCAATTAGATCAGGATATAGTAAAAAGACTGCGTACTCGATTGGGAGTGAGCTGCTGAGCAAACCTGAGATAAAATCACGCATTGCGGGGTATATGCAAGAAATGAAGAGTGCTAGAGTAGCAGAACTTGAAGAAGTACTTGAGTATCTCACGTCTGTTATGCGAGGAGAATCTAGAGCTTGTGTAGTTGCTGTTGAGGGTACTGGTGATGGATGCTCATCTGCCAATATAATTAGTAAACCTCCAGATGAGAGAGAAAGATTGAAAGCTGCTGAGTTACTTGGTAGGAGATATGGGATGTTTAATGATAAACTTAAGGTTGATAGTGTTATACCTGTTGTTATAAAGGAGGACTTATGAGGACTTTTGCAAGTGGAGCTATAAGAGATGACAATGATTGTAAGGGTAGATGCGATTTGCTACCCCTTGATATTGTGATTAATGTAAAAGAGGATAAGCCTTTAAATTTAATACATAATTTTAAAGTATCGGGAGAAGTAGAGCATCTTATTGATTTATTAAAATTAGAGATGAATGAAGATATATATAATGTTTTGTTGGATGTTAGTCATAGGTTTGGCTTAGGTGCAATTAAATATGGAGACCATAATTGGCAAAAAGGTATACCAGCTAATGTGTATATTGATAGTGGTACTAGGCATTATCTTAAGTACATGAGGGGTGATGATGATGAAGATCATCGTGCTGCGTATATCTGGAATATTATGTGTTGTATTTGGACATGCGAGCATTTACCTGAATTGAATATATATGGTATACTCGTGTGAGAAGGAGTTGATTTAATGCCGGAGATATCTTTGTTTTATGGTATAAGAATAACAATGAACTGGAATGAACATAATCCACCACATTTCCATGTTGAGTATGCTGGCTATAAAGCGTCCGTATTAATACAAAATGGGGTTATAGATAAAGGATATATACCTAATAGGCAACTAAAACTTGTGCTTGCTTGGTGTGAGATACATAGAGATGAGCTAATGCAAAATTGGGAGTTGGCTAGACAGGATAAACCTCTTAATCGTATAAATCCACTTATTTAGGAGGTGCGTAGCTGTGCAAGATTTAGATTTTACATATTTTTATCCAAAAGTGTGCCAGGTATTTCCCAATGAGTCTTACGGGTTGTATGTTTACTTCAACGATGGATCTGTTAGATTTTATGATGTTAGGCATTTGTTAAACAAAGATACAGTTTTTGAGCCTTTGCAGGATATCAATGTATTTAAATCTACGTTGACTATACTTAATGATACAGTTGCATGGGATTTAAAGGGCAATAGGGATGAGAGAGATTGTATAGACATTGACCCGTTAGTGCTTTTTGAGGCTCCTATAGTGGAGGATCCTTTAATTTGATATCTTTAAAAGATGTTGTAGGTAATGGATATAAGGATTTTTGGGAGTTTACAGGACGGTATAGAGTTGTTAAAGGTAGTAGAGCTAGTAAGAAATCTAAGACTACGGCCTTATATTATATAGTTAATCTTGTGAAACACCCTAAAGCTAATCTATTAGTTGTACGTAAGACTTATAGGACGCTTAAGGATTCTTGTTTTACGGAGCTCAAATGGGCTATAAATAGATTAGGTGTACAGGATTATTTTGATATTAAAGAGAGTCCTTTGGAGATTATATACATACCTACAGGGCAAAGGATTTATTTTAGAGGTTTAGATGATCCATTTAAAGTAACATCGATCACAGTTGAGGTTGGTTATTTATGTTGGATGTGGCTTGAGGAAGCCTATGAGATCAGCAATGAAGATGATTTTAATGTTTTGTATGAATCTATAAGGGGTAGCTTAGATGCTGCTCCTTTTTTATTTAAACAAATAACTCTCACACTAAATCCTTGGAATGAAAAGCATTGGATTAAGAAAAGGTTTTTTGATACTAAGGATGATGAAATTTTAGCTATGACGACAAATTATATGTGTAATGAGTGGCTAGATAAATCTGATTTAAGAGTGTTTGAGACTATGAGGATCAATAATCCTAAAAGATATAAAGTCGCTGGATTAGGTGAGTGGGGTATAGTTGATGGACTTGTATATGATAATTGGGTAGAGCAGAGTTTTGATTTGAATGAAGTGCTAAAAATATCAGGTATACAATCAGCGTTTGGATTAGATTTTGGTTACACCAATGATCCATCAGCTTTGTTTTGTGGACTTATTGATAATGCTAATAAGATTATTTATGTGTTTGATGAGATGTACCAAAAGAGTATGTCTAATGAGGATATATATAATGAGATATTGAAACAGGGGTATGCAAAAGAAAGAATAATAGCTGATAGTGCTGAACCTAAATCTATTGATAGGCTTAGAGTATTAGGTCTCTATAGGATTAGAGGAGCTAGAAAAGGTCGGGATAGTGTTAATAACGGTATTGATTATATACAGGGATTTAAAATTGTAATACATCC from Candidatus Arthromitus sp. SFB-mouse-Japan harbors:
- a CDS encoding DUF2442 domain-containing protein, encoding MQDLDFTYFYPKVCQVFPNESYGLYVYFNDGSVRFYDVRHLLNKDTVFEPLQDINVFKSTLTILNDTVAWDLKGNRDERDCIDIDPLVLFEAPIVEDPLI
- a CDS encoding PBSX family phage terminase large subunit, producing MISLKDVVGNGYKDFWEFTGRYRVVKGSRASKKSKTTALYYIVNLVKHPKANLLVVRKTYRTLKDSCFTELKWAINRLGVQDYFDIKESPLEIIYIPTGQRIYFRGLDDPFKVTSITVEVGYLCWMWLEEAYEISNEDDFNVLYESIRGSLDAAPFLFKQITLTLNPWNEKHWIKKRFFDTKDDEILAMTTNYMCNEWLDKSDLRVFETMRINNPKRYKVAGLGEWGIVDGLVYDNWVEQSFDLNEVLKISGIQSAFGLDFGYTNDPSALFCGLIDNANKIIYVFDEMYQKSMSNEDIYNEILKQGYAKERIIADSAEPKSIDRLRVLGLYRIRGARKGRDSVNNGIDYIQGFKIVIHPKCVNFVTEISNYTWDVDKRTGQKINKPIDDFNHLMDAMRYALEGFIRGDIFSFD